In a genomic window of Gossypium arboreum isolate Shixiya-1 chromosome 9, ASM2569848v2, whole genome shotgun sequence:
- the LOC108454348 gene encoding homogentisate solanesyltransferase, chloroplastic, whose amino-acid sequence MELSLSHCSSLGISAVNPHCKASSCHPKAIPSKLNAKHFDLSLRCSKYAVSVGLYGYSSCSKHVPARKFKRNSIRACSQVGAAGSDPMLNKISSFRDACWRFLRPHTIRGTALGSAALVGRALIENSNLIKWSLVLKAFSGLIALICGNGYIVGINQIYDIGIDKVNKPYLPIAAGDLSVQSAWFLVIFFSVTGLLIVGYNFGQFITSLYSLGLFLGTIYSVPPFRMKRFPVAAFLIIATVRGFLLNFGVYYATRAALGLPFQWSAPVAFITTFVTLFALVIAITKDLPDVEGDRKFQISTLATKLGVRNIAFLGSGLLLVNYVAAVLAAIYMPQAFRRSLMVPAHIFLAVCLIFQTRVLEQANYTKEAIAGFYRFIWNLFYAEYAIFPFV is encoded by the exons ATGGAGCTCTCACTCTCCCACTGTTCTTCCCTTGGAATTTCAGCTGTAAATCCTCATTGCAAGGCCTCATCTTGTCACCCCAAGGCAATACCCAGTAAGCTCAATGCCAAGCATTTTGATTTGTCTTTGAGATGCTCCAAATATGCTGTTTCAGTTGGGCTTTACGGTTATTCAAGTTGCTCAAAACATGTTCCAGCTAGGAAATTCAAGCGTAATTCAATCCGG GCTTGCAGTCAAGTTGGTGCTGCTGGGTCTGATCCAATGCTGAACAAGATTTCGTCTTTCAGAGATGCGTGCTGGAGGTTTTTAAGGCCCCATACTATACGTGGAACGGCCCTAGGATCAGC TGCTTTGGTGGGAAGAGcattaattgagaattcaaatTTGATCAAGTGGTCCCTGGTGCTGAAGGCATTCTCCGGTCTTATAGCTCTGATATGTGGAAATGGTTATATAGTTGGCATCAATCAGATCTATGATATTGGCATTGACAA GGTAAATAAACCCTACTTACCCATAGCTGCAGGGGATCTCTCAGTTCAATCAGCATGGTTCTTGGTGATATTTTTTTCAGTGACTGGCCTTCTGATTGTTGGATACAACTTTGGCCAATTTATCACATCGCTTTACTCACTTGGTCTTTTCCTGGGCACTATCTATTCAGTTCCTCCATTTAGAATGAAGAGATTTCCTGTTGCAGCATTTCTAATAATTGCCAcg GTGAGGGGTTTCCTTCTCAATTTTGGGGTGTACTATGCTACAAGAGCTGCTCTTGGACTTCCATTTCAGTGGAG TGCACCCGTGGCATTTATCACTACTTTCGTAACATTGTTTGCACTTGTTATTGCCATAACCAAGGATCTTCCAGATGTAGAAGGAGATCGCAA ATTTCAAATATCAACATTAGCAACGAAGCTTGGAGTTAGAAATATTGCATTTCTTGGTTCCGGACTTCTACTGGTGAATTATGTTGCTGCTGTGTTGGCTGCAATATACATGCCTCAG GCTTTCAGGCGTAGTTTAATGGTACCTGCTCATATCTTTTTGGCGGTCTGCTTGATTTTTCAG ACACGGGTGTTGGAACAAGCAAATTACACAAAG GAAGCAATCGCGGGGTTCTATCGTTTCATATGGAATCTCTTCTATGCAGAGTATGCGATTTTCCCCTTCGTGTAG